A single region of the Gracilibacillus caseinilyticus genome encodes:
- the glmS gene encoding glutamine--fructose-6-phosphate transaminase (isomerizing) — protein MCGIVGYIGANDSKEILLTGLEKLEYRGYDSAGIAILNDEGVNVTKVKGRIAGLREKVDASVQANLGIGHTRWATHGEPSEDNAHPHQSASGRFTLVHNGVIENYYEVRDEFLDDVTLKSETDTEIVVQLVEHFANQTEDVLDGFRKALSVLKGSYAIALIDNTNPDLIYVAKNKSPLLVGLGEGFNVVASDAMATLKETNRYVEIEDKEIVLVKRNGVEIQKLDGTVVERESYVAEIDASDTEKGTYPHFMLKEIDEQPFVMRKIIQEYQDKNDTIKLDKDIRKAMKKADRIYIIAAGTSYHAGLVGKQFIERLANIPVEVHIASEFSYNMPMLSEKPLFVFISQSGETADSRSVLVQTKALGHPALTITNVPGSTLSREADYTLHLHAGPEIAVASTKAYTAQIAVLAILAVDSARAKGIDLSFDPLQELGIVASAMETLTDQKEEFERIAQEMFETTRNAFFIGRGVDYYVVQEAALKLKEISYIQAEGFAGGELKHGTIALIEEGTPVIAIATQENVNLSIRGNVQEVAARGANTCVVSLKGLEKDTDQFVLPEVHELLTPLVSVIPMQLLSYYAALHRDCDVDKPRNLAKSVTVE, from the coding sequence ATGTGCGGAATTGTAGGATATATTGGAGCAAATGATTCAAAGGAAATCTTGTTAACTGGATTAGAGAAATTGGAGTACCGAGGATACGACTCTGCAGGTATTGCCATTTTAAATGATGAAGGTGTCAACGTAACAAAGGTTAAGGGAAGAATTGCAGGATTGCGTGAAAAAGTAGATGCAAGCGTGCAAGCTAATTTAGGGATCGGGCATACTCGCTGGGCTACACATGGTGAGCCGAGTGAAGACAATGCGCACCCGCATCAAAGTGCATCAGGGCGTTTTACACTAGTGCATAATGGTGTGATCGAGAACTATTATGAAGTTCGCGATGAATTCTTAGACGACGTTACGTTAAAGAGTGAAACAGACACGGAAATCGTTGTTCAGTTAGTAGAGCATTTTGCGAATCAGACAGAAGATGTCTTGGACGGTTTTCGTAAGGCACTTTCTGTATTAAAAGGTTCCTATGCAATTGCATTAATTGATAATACAAATCCTGATCTTATTTATGTTGCAAAAAACAAAAGTCCATTATTAGTCGGACTTGGTGAAGGATTTAATGTGGTTGCAAGTGATGCAATGGCAACATTAAAAGAAACGAATCGTTATGTAGAAATTGAAGACAAAGAAATCGTATTAGTAAAACGTAACGGTGTGGAAATCCAAAAGTTAGACGGTACTGTAGTGGAGCGCGAATCTTATGTTGCAGAAATTGACGCGTCTGATACAGAAAAAGGAACGTACCCGCACTTTATGTTAAAAGAAATAGATGAGCAGCCGTTTGTTATGCGTAAAATCATTCAAGAATATCAGGATAAGAATGATACGATTAAATTGGATAAAGACATCCGCAAAGCGATGAAAAAAGCGGATCGTATTTATATCATTGCAGCAGGAACCAGTTACCATGCTGGTTTAGTTGGGAAACAATTTATTGAGCGCTTAGCAAATATTCCAGTAGAAGTGCATATTGCAAGTGAGTTCTCTTATAATATGCCAATGTTATCGGAGAAACCTTTATTTGTCTTTATCTCTCAAAGTGGAGAAACAGCAGACAGCCGCTCTGTATTGGTTCAAACAAAAGCTTTAGGGCATCCGGCATTAACGATTACAAATGTGCCAGGCTCTACCCTTTCTCGTGAAGCAGACTATACGTTGCACTTGCATGCAGGTCCAGAAATTGCGGTAGCTTCTACCAAAGCATATACAGCCCAAATTGCTGTATTAGCGATCTTGGCAGTGGACAGCGCAAGAGCAAAAGGTATTGATTTATCATTTGATCCACTTCAGGAACTTGGTATCGTAGCAAGTGCAATGGAGACATTAACGGATCAGAAAGAAGAATTCGAACGTATTGCCCAGGAAATGTTTGAAACAACTCGAAATGCATTTTTCATTGGTCGAGGTGTTGATTATTATGTTGTTCAGGAAGCAGCGTTAAAACTGAAAGAAATCTCTTATATTCAGGCAGAAGGCTTTGCTGGTGGTGAATTGAAGCACGGTACGATTGCTTTGATTGAAGAAGGGACACCGGTTATCGCTATTGCTACTCAGGAGAATGTCAATCTTTCGATCCGAGGCAATGTACAAGAGGTAGCAGCCCGTGGAGCTAACACTTGTGTGGTCAGTTTGAAAGGACTTGAAAAAGATACAGATCAGTTTGTCTTGCCTGAAGTTCATGAATTACTGACACCATTAGTGAGTGTGATCCCGATGCAGTTACTATCCTATTACGCAGCACTTCATCGTGATTGTGATGTAGATAAGCCGCGTAACCTTGCGAAAAGTGTTACCGTTGAATAA
- the glmM gene encoding phosphoglucosamine mutase, with protein MGKYFGTDGVRGIANKGLTPELAFKLGRYGGYVLTKESDKPKVLIGRDTRISGHMLEGALAAGLLSMGAEVMRLGIISTPGVAYLAKVMNAQAGVMISASHNPVEDNGIKFFGSDGFKLSDEQELEIEALLDMEEDDLPRPVGADVGQVNDYLEGGQKYIQFLKETIDNEFDGMHIALDCAHGATSGLASHLFADLEADISTLGSSPNGLNINDGVGSTHPEKLQTLVVDKSADVGLAFDGDGDRLIAVDEKGNIVDGDQIMFIIAKFFNQKGMLRHSTVVSTVMSNIGFYKALEANEMKSDKTAVGDRYVMEEMRKGGYNLGGEQSGHIIFLDYNTTGDGMLSALQLVNVMRETGKTLSELASEMEKFPQVLKNVKVVKKNEVMTNQTVLDAIDKVEAEMNGQGRVLVRPSGTEPLVRVMVEAPTVEDCNHYVDEVVDVIQKLMGMEEE; from the coding sequence ATGGGAAAATATTTTGGAACGGATGGGGTCCGTGGTATCGCAAATAAGGGTTTAACACCAGAGCTAGCTTTTAAGTTAGGGCGATACGGTGGATATGTGTTAACAAAGGAATCCGACAAACCGAAAGTATTAATCGGTCGTGATACGAGAATTTCTGGCCATATGCTAGAAGGAGCATTAGCAGCAGGATTGCTTTCCATGGGAGCGGAAGTAATGCGTTTAGGCATAATTTCTACTCCAGGCGTTGCCTATTTAGCTAAAGTTATGAACGCACAAGCTGGTGTCATGATTTCCGCTTCTCATAATCCCGTCGAAGATAACGGTATTAAATTCTTTGGCTCTGACGGTTTTAAATTATCAGATGAACAAGAGCTGGAAATCGAAGCATTATTAGATATGGAAGAAGATGATCTTCCGCGTCCGGTGGGTGCAGATGTTGGCCAGGTAAATGATTATTTAGAAGGCGGACAAAAGTATATTCAATTCTTAAAAGAGACCATCGATAATGAATTCGATGGCATGCATATCGCATTAGATTGTGCCCATGGTGCTACTTCAGGGCTTGCGTCACATCTTTTTGCTGACCTTGAAGCAGATATTTCAACGCTTGGATCATCTCCAAACGGATTAAATATCAATGATGGTGTAGGTTCTACACATCCAGAGAAACTGCAAACGTTAGTGGTCGATAAAAGTGCAGATGTTGGGTTGGCATTTGATGGTGACGGGGACAGACTGATAGCTGTTGATGAAAAAGGTAACATTGTTGATGGTGACCAGATCATGTTTATCATCGCTAAATTTTTCAATCAAAAAGGGATGCTTCGTCATTCTACTGTCGTGTCTACCGTAATGAGTAATATTGGTTTCTACAAGGCGTTAGAAGCGAATGAAATGAAAAGCGATAAGACGGCAGTTGGTGACCGTTATGTAATGGAAGAGATGCGCAAAGGCGGTTACAATCTGGGCGGTGAGCAATCTGGCCATATTATTTTCTTAGATTATAATACTACTGGTGACGGCATGTTATCAGCACTTCAGCTAGTAAATGTCATGCGCGAAACAGGTAAGACGTTATCAGAACTTGCTAGTGAAATGGAGAAATTCCCACAAGTTTTGAAGAACGTTAAAGTTGTGAAGAAAAATGAAGTAATGACCAATCAAACAGTGCTGGATGCCATCGACAAGGTAGAAGCAGAAATGAATGGTCAAGGCCGTGTACTAGTACGACCATCAGGAACAGAGCCTTTAGTACGTGTAATGGTAGAGGCTCCAACCGTGGAAGACTGTAATCATTATGTCGATGAAGTTGTCGACGTGATTCAGAAATTGATGGGTATGGAAGAAGAATAA